From Penicillium digitatum chromosome 5, complete sequence, one genomic window encodes:
- a CDS encoding Putative isoaspartyl peptidase/L-asparaginase, with protein sequence MSYSIVLHAGAADSWAGDSQLQEKTEFFLQRLINLAEEELRNGESALKVVTEVVSALEDYPQFNAGKGSALNIEGFHELEAAVIDGTTCRYRAAGGLQRTKNPIKLAHKMLDFQAPALIVGKAADELAETNGLDMVDNSYFTTDSRRLYWEAKRNKLLENHGTVGAVALDIHGNLAAANSTGGISFKHRGRIGDTAIVGAGIYADDQVAVVCSGSGDAILQATVAGRAAAAARSGTELNDAVEKAILTSAKLFPDSSCGVIAVDIYGSISIHCNSRIFAVASANSSQHPGQAGIARLTIPILNQLAIFEDDKIRAGMVKYPTFPNQIVAQTQLREPVLSLEADVFADFFVRLRGVIQKVQSFYQAPDIAFITCDKSSWAFIFPLLMASPSMDTVLKDDSHITTRPLSNGHRAEFHYVEEKLIKVEIHRPDKTGLFSADLQQYSQTILQIWNVLRVLSQELGPDTTPQQLEVHPQRKGSITIFLASPRPSSFPKPATFSDSLPEYLTTELGPKVTNVAGLGLLAGEIVAHLATSSI encoded by the exons ATGTCCTACAGCATCGTCCTACACGCTGGAGCTGCCGACTCTTGGGCAGGTGACTCCCAACTTCAAGAGAAAACCGAATTCTTCCTTCAACGTTTGATCAACTTAGCGGAAGAGGAATTAAGGAACGGAGAAAGTGCATTGAAGGTGGTCACGGAAGTAGTATCTGCTCTAGAGGACTACCCCCAATTCAACGCGGGCAAAGGATCTGCTCTCAACATTGAAGGCTTCCACGAG TTAGAAGCTGCTGTAATTGATGGTACAACCTGTAGGTACCGAGCAGCAGGCGGATTGCAGCGCACCAAGAATCCTATCAAACTGGCACACAAAATGCTGGACTTCCAAGCACCAGCTTTAATAGTAGGAAAGGCAGCCGATGAGCTAGCGGAGACGAATGGCTTGGATATGGTAGATAACTCATACTTTACTACCGACAGCCGTCGACTCTATTGGGAGGCGAAGAGGAACAAGTTGTTGGAGAATCATGGCACCGTGGGTGCTGTAGCCCTCGACATTCACGGCAATCTTGCAGCTGCTAACTCTACTGGTGGTATTTCCTTCAAACACCGAGGAAGAATTGGCGATACGGCGATCGTTGGCGCAGGGATATATGCGGATGATCAGGTAGCAGTTGTTTG CAGTGGAAGCGGTGATGCTATACTCCAGGCCACTGTAGCTGGAAGGGCTGCCGCTGCAGCGCGCTCGGGAACCGAGCTGAATGATGCCGTGGAGAAGGCAATTTTGACATCTGCAAAGCTCTTCCCGGATTCTTCATGTGGAGTCATTGCCGTGGACATCTACGGGTCCATCTCGATCCATTGCAATAGTCGGATTTTCGCAGTCGCGTCGGCCAATTCTTCGCAGCACCCCGGGCAGGCTGGTATCGCGAGGTTGACCATTCCGATTTTGAACCAACTCGCCATCTTCGAGGACGATAAGATCAGAGCTGGGATGGTCAAGTACCCAACCTTTCCCAATCAGATTGTGGCTCAAACCCAGCTGAGAGAGCCCGTGTTGTCCTTGGAAGCTGATGTCTTTGCGGATTTCTTCGTCCGACTCAGAGGAGTGATTCAGAAGGTACAGAGTTTCTACCAAGCCCCTGATATCGCATTTATAACTTGTGATAAATCCTCTTGGGCATTTATATTTCCGCTCTTGATGGCCTCGCCGTCCATGGATACAGTCCTCAAAGATGACAGTCACATCACCACCCGCCCTCTAAGCAACGGCCACCGTGCAGAGTTCCACTATGTTGAAGAAAAGTTGATCAAGGTCGAGATCCATCGGCCGGACAAGACAGGGTTATTCTCCGCAGACCTACAACAATACTCTCAGACTATCCTTCAAATATGGAATGTGCTCCGGGTTCTATCACAGGAACTTGGTCCTGATACGACACCTCAGCAACTTGAGGTCCATCCTCAACGAAAAGGCTCCATCACCATTTTCTTAGCTAGTCCACGACCATCTTCATTCCCTAAGCCTGCGACCTTCTCTGATTCCCTCCCGGAGTACCTCACCACCGAACTGGGACCAAAAGTGACGAATGTGGCTGGCCTTGGGCTTTTAGCAGGCGAAATTGTGGCGCATTTGGCGACTTCATCAATCTAG
- a CDS encoding WD40 repeat-like protein, with the protein MKSQTVLSILFAACSVMAAPIDTPVNELSCTNSGEMACAGIVEKREEPVNELSCTNSGEMACAGIVEKREEPVNELSCTNSGEMACAGIVEKREEPVNELSCTNSGEMACAGIVEKREEPVNELSCTNSGEMACAGIVEKREEPVNELSCTNSGEMACAGIVEKREEPVNELSCTNSGEMACAGIVEKREEPVNELSCTNSGEMACAGIVEKREEPINELRHDPMTEELGRKPIFRERVVRGSRGVNLIKSVHFRR; encoded by the exons ATGAAGTCTCAAACCGTCCTCTCTATCCTTTTTGCCGCTTGCAGCGTCATGGCCGCTCCAATTGATACCCCTGTCAATGAGCTATCCTGCACCAACTCCGGTGAAATGGCCTGCGCTGGTATTGTCGAGAAGCGCGAGGAACCCGTCAATGAGCTGTCCTGCACCAACTCCGGTGAAATGGCCTGCGCCGGTATTGTCGAGAAGCGCGAGGAGCCCGTCAATGAGCTGTCCTGCACCAACTCCGGTGAAATGGCCTGCGCCGGTATTGTCGAGAAGCGCGAGGAGCCCGTCAATGAGCTGTCCTGCACCAACTCCGGTGAAATGGCCTGCGCCGGTATTGTCGAGAAGCGCGAGGAGCCCGTCAATGAGCTGTCCTGCACCAACTCCGGTGAAATGGCCTGCGCCGGTATTGTCGAGAAGCGCGAGGAGCCCGTCAATGAGCTGTCCTGCACCAACTCCGGTGAAATGGCCTGCGCCGGTATTGTCGAGAAGCGCGAGGAGCCCGTCAATGAGCTGTCCTGCACCAACTCCGGTGAAATGGCCTGCGCCGGTATTGTCGAGAAGCGCGAGGAACCCGTCAATGAGCTGTCCTGCACCAACTCCGGTGAAATGGCCTGCGCTGGCATTGTCGAGAAGCGCGAGGAGCCCATCAATGAGCT ACGCCATGATCCTATGACAG AAGAATTAGGTCGTAAGCCTATATTCCGAGAGCGGGTAGTGCGAGGTTCGAGGGGGGTGAATTTGATAAAGAGTGTCCATTTTCGGAGATGA
- a CDS encoding Major facilitator superfamily domain, general substrate transporter has translation MPKEPPSRRLSKSHTIILVAAILISNLSTAIDSSISASSHVAVASAFSRTNLSSWPVNAFYLMATIFQPLYARVSDHLGRKTPFLTASTLVICGLVICANTELWVGLIFGRAVSGLGTSGVMTMGSVLLTDVVGVEKRGYYQSMNYAVYGIGSGLGSALGGFLVEKFGWSMVYKAQIPVAATALILLAVSIPSRARLMAINGFSHSQNPTSLHNYDWRGSVFLLTTLILLFSILTTGGNILPWSHPMVMIFGLSLIVSTGIFMMVEKRAKSPILPLHLFTSSPTRSLMVTGFMFSMINYIVMYHTTLFFQSVLLESSQEASVHLIIPSVSFTVTSVITASLITRLKTPAYTLRGSQVLLGMGVLGLCLAIAQTSDHTRLPDYIYNLALSFPTSGVGMMAPSTVLTLLNSSTKEDHAVANGCFIMMRSLGVFVAVALGTTTLQNAFELSLSHQKFDDTSRETVEQARQKVELILTLPDSIRSTVINAYSTGFTVLFGLCVLLAALIMFSLRGVSVQKLGDGTYSKQIGPENQEEDAEVEMEQIRRW, from the exons ATGCCCAAGGAGCCTCCAAGCAGACGACTCTCCAAATCCCACACAATCATCCTCGTTGCAG CTATTCTGATTTCTAACTTG TCCACGGCGATAGACTCTAGTATATCAGCATCATCGCATGTGGCAGTCGCATCGGCATTTAGCAGAACCAATCTATCATCATGGCCCGTGAACGCTTTCTATCTCATGGCAACGATATTCCAACCACTATATGCCCGTGTGTCCGATCATCTTGGCCGCAAGACACCATTTCTTACTGCGTCAACACTTGTTATTTGTGGGCTAGTTATATGTGCCAATACTGAGCTATGGGTTGGTCTTATTTTCGGGCGTGCAGTTTCTGGCCTCGGTACATCAGGGGTCATGACCATGG GATCAGTGTTATTGACAGATGTGGTCGGGGTAGAGAAACGGGGGTACTATCAGTCGATGAACTATGCCGTCTATGGCATAGGTTCAGG GCTTGGATCTGCACTTGGGGGTTTCTTGGTGGAGAAATTTGGCTGGAGCATGGTATACAAG GCACAAATACCCGTCGCAGCTACAGCCCTCATCCTCCTGGCGGTCTCGATTCCATCTCGCGCTCGCTTGATGGCTATTAATGGCTTCAGCCATAGTCAAAATCCGACATCCCTGCACAACTACGATTGGCGTGGATCTGTGTTCCTA TTGACTACTTTGATACTTCTGTTTTCCATTTTAACGACCGGTGGGAACATACTTCCCTGGAGTCATCCCATGGTGATGATTTTCGGTCTATCTCTGATTGTCTCCACGGGGATTTTTATGATGGTCGAGAAGAGAGCGAAAAGTCCCATTTTGCCTCTTCATCTCTTCACCTCTAGCCCCACAAGAAGTCTGATGGTGACTGGCTTCATGTTCTCAATGATCAACTACATT GTAATGTATCATACTACTTTGTTCTTCCAATCTGTTCTGCTCGAATCGTCACAGGAAGCAAGTGTTCACCTCATTATCCCATCGGTCTCATTTACGGTTACCAGCGTCATCACAGCATCGCTCATCACCAGACTGAAGACACCTGCTTACACTCTTCGCGGAAGTCAAGTGCTGCTAGGCATGGGTGTTCTGGGTCTTTGCCTTGCAATTGCCCAGACCTCAGATCACACTCGTTTGCCGGATTACATATATAACCTGGCTCTGAGCTTCCCCACATCAGGCGTGGGGATGATGGCTCCTAGCACGGTTCTTACACTTCTGAATTCCTCTACCAAGGAGGACCATGCTGTTGCCAATGGGTGCTTTATTATGATGAGATCACTGGGTGTTTTCGTTGCTGTTGCATTGGGAACGACAACATTGCAGAATGCTTTCGAGCTCTCTTTATCGCACCAGAAATTCGATGATACGTCTCGAGAG ACAGTAGAGCAGGCGCGGCAGAAGGTTGAGCTGATACTCACTTTGCCAGACTCGATTCGTTCAACAG TTATCAATGCGTATTCAACGGGATTTACCGTTCTATTCGGACTATGTGTGTTGTTAGCAGCTTTGATCATGTTCAGCCTGAGGGGCGTCAGTGTACAGAAACTTGGAGACGGTACCTATAGCAAGCAGATTGGGCCAGAAAATCAGGAAGAGGATGCAGAGGTGGAAATGGAACAGATCAGAAGATGGTAA
- a CDS encoding Seryl-tRNA synthetase yields MAFTSYVCFNCRNSFGLKVTLRNFSSARHNRDILRPATAPKPTPDVKHIRQNADLYAQNCVDRNYAGHAGYPSKIQQLSEEARQLDYDLKPPRSRIKQLEKTIAKLHVATLQDTDGITNEKGLSPSEELAELKSEAQRLKDDSQSMTERKAICTEEINRLALALPNLSSPFTPIGHDPTLVQYINFNPQKPPTWTGQSQAELQARSHVTIGTELNLLDFASSATTTGWGWYFLINEGAMLEQALVQYALSIARRRGWKTVAPPSIVYSYIAEACGFQPRDQHNEQQIWSIEQNERDKNTKPQRSLTGTAEIPLAAMYAGRDLNASELPIKLVGASRCYRAEAGSRGVDTKGLYRVHEFTKVELFGWADSVDGAFPSSDDMFNELLNMQMEILTALHLPCRVLEMPSGDLGASATRKRDIEALFPSRLRAASGGTATPVDPEIHHLESAWGEVTSVSICTDYQSRRLAARVRGGGAKESRFPHTVNGTAMAVPRVLAAILENGWDAERGIVVIPEVLRPWMDGMECIGRS; encoded by the coding sequence ATGGCGTTCACTTCATATGTCTGCTTCAATTGCAGGAATTCATTTGGATTGAAGGTAACTCTGCGCAATTTCTCCTCTGCCCGACACAATCGAGACATCTTGCGACCCGCCACAGCTCCGAAGCCCACGCCGGACGTCAAACACATTCGTCAAAATGCCGACCTCTACGCCCAGAACTGCGTAGATCGCAATTATGCAGGTCACGCCGGGTATCCGTCAAAAATTCAACAATTATCAGAGGAGGCTAGACAACTCGATTATGACCTGAAACCCCCTCGATCCCGCATCAAGCAACTAGAAAAGACCATCGCCAAGCTACATGTTGCGACTCTGCAAGATACAGATGGAATAACCAACGAGAAGGGCTTGAGTCCAAGCGAGGAGCTGGCCGAACTCAAATCAGAAGCTCAGCGCCTAAAGGACGACTCTCAGTCCATGACAGAACGCAAAGCAATCTGCACCGAAGAGATCAACCGACTAGCCCTCGCCCTTCCAAACCTCTCCTCCCCATTCACACCCATCGGACACGACCCAACTCTCGTCCAATACATCAACTTCAACCCGCAAAAACCCCCCACCTGGACCGGCCAATCCCAAGCCGAACTCCAAGCTCGGTCGCACGTCACAATCGGCACGGAGCTCAATCTCCTCGACTTTGCCAGCTCCGCCACAACGACAGGATGGGGCTGGTACTTCCTGATAAACGAAGGTGCAATGCTGGAACAAGCACTGGTCCAGTATGCGCTGAGCATCGCTCGACGCAGAGGCTGGAAAACCGTCGCACCACCCTCAATCGTCTACTCCTATATCGCCGAAGCTTGCGGATTCCAGCCACGCGACCAGCACAATGAGCAACAAATCTGGTCTATCGAACAGAACGAGCGCGACAAAAACACCAAACCCCAACGCTCGCTAACCGGCACTGCTGAGATCCCTCTAGCCGCCATGTACGCCGGCCGCGATCTCAACGCCTCGGAACTACCGATCAAGCTCGTTGGCGCGAGCCGCTGCTACCGCGCCGAGGCGGGCTCCCGCGGCGTCGATACCAAGGGCTTGTACCGCGTGCACGAGTTCACTAAGGTCGAGCTGTTCGGATGGGCGGATAGTGTGGATGGGGCCTTCCCGAGCTCGGATGACATGTTCAACGAGTTGTTGAATATGCAGATGGAGATTCTGACGGCGCTGCATCTGCCGTGTCGCGTGCTGGAGATGCCGAGTGGGGATCTGGGAGCCAGTGCGACGCGCAAGCGAGATATCGAGGCGCTCTTCCCGTCTCGTCTCCGGGCGGCGTCGGGTGGTACTGCCACGCCTGTTGATCCTGAGATCCATCATTTGGAGTCAGCTTGGGGGGAGGTTACATCTGTTTCTATTTGTACCGACTACCAGAGTCGTCGGTTGGCGGCTCGGGTGCGTGGCGGTGGTGCTAAGGAGTCACGGTTCCCGCATACTGTTAATGGGACTGCTATGGCTGTTCCGCGTGTGCTGGCTGCCATCTTGGAAAATGGGTGGGATGCCGAACGGGGCATTGTTGTTATTCCTGAGGTTCTGCGGCCTTGGATGGATGGGATGGAGTGTATTGGTCGGAGCTAG
- a CDS encoding BTB/POZ-like produces MVSQAQIVDCTTVQSTASLVSRPSSRRHRSSRSYHGSSSHLSSNDFPIFTYTGDTEIVIRAGSQERRYLLHRLILSQCSGFFEVSINEDWSRQTTLDPSKPDGTLSRLSEDDDLSNGSTLASSDNDAVLMRPGEKRRWRYELDWENRAEDEEAILVQKQPTYAPISTGDLAVFPSKMTKPSNAQAGFIRSMANLAGMQSAAHLPQTGEHAVAVDPLIRDYDNLLRIFYNHAPIVNGVNIASAYTECKSLLALADMYDALPVTGPRVDHHLLGFGSRLFKQIAKYPPSYLKLGYLARSKVIFSEALIHVVGQWPAALPSLRNGSYAPLPDSVIDLIEDKVEDLDELKARVESKLLRLTLTTSRGERVGPSNAYLDWLAVCLFRQWLIENTTPPPPPILKNSGPSDGPTQPTASASHPASTSRSTTSPDPCARIYRLIGSSSARAYLAYDDLKRFLKLHPTSSAGSLYTRETLKRFERKVDEMKRLARDIVKPLMRNFLELELKSPEQTIAATAGPRENAPAGLPYLTCTRVEEIDLPWNMA; encoded by the exons ATGGTTTCCCAAGCTCAGATCGTTGATTGTACAACCGTCCAAAGCACTGCTTCATTAGTATCACGTCCCTCTAGCAGACGACACCGTTCCAGTCGCTCGTACCATGGCAGCTCCTCGCATCTCTCCTCGAACGATTTCCCCATCTTCACATACACGGGTGACACCGAGATCGTGATCCGCGCCGGATCCCAGGAAAGGCGTTATCTCCTTCACAGATTGATATTATCACAGTGCTCGGGCTTCTTTGAGGTGAGTATCAACGAGGACTGGTCGCGTCAAACGACTTTGGATCCGTCTAAACCGGATGGGACGCTGTCGCGACTGAGCGAGGACGATGATCTGTCGAACGGGTCAACACTGGCATCATCTGATAACGATGCAGTCTTGATGCGACCAGGAGAAAAGAGACGCTGGCGTTATGAACTTGACTGGGAGAATCGCGCAGAGGACGAAGAGGCGATCCTTGTCCAAAAG CAGCCGACCTATGCCCCCATATCCACTGGTGATCTAGCTGTATTTCCTTCAAAGATGACCAAACCGTCCAACGCCCAGGCAGGTTTCATTCGATCTATGGCGAACCTCGCAGGGATGCAGTCGGCAGCCCACTTACCGCAGACCGGGGAACATGCTGTTGCGGTCGATCCCTTAATACGTGACTATGACAATTTACTGCGAATATTTTACAATCATGCCCCCATTGTTAACGGTGTCAATATCGCCTCAGCATATACAGAGTGCAAATCCCTCCTCGCGTTGGCAGATATGTACGATGCGCTTCCGGTGACAGGGCCCCGTGTGGACCACCACCTACTCGGCTTCGGATCTCGCCTATTCAAACAGATCGCCAAATATCCGCCCAGCTATTTGAAGTTGGGATATCTCGCCCGCAGCAAGGTTATTTTCTCCGAAGCCTTAATTCATGTTGTCGGCCAGTGGCCTGCTGCCCTACCAAGTCTGCGAAACGGCTCCTATGCACCTCTACCAGACTCCGTCATAGATCTGATCGAGGACAAAGTAGAAGATCTCGATGAGCTTAAAGCGCGCGTTGAATCTAAGCTTCTGCGCCTAACCCTTACCACCTCGCGCGGCGAACGTGTCGGCCCCTCAAACGCGTATCTGGACTGGCTCGCCGTATGCCTATTCCGCCAATGGCTGATAGAAAACACTACGCCGCCGCCACCTCCCATTCTTAAGAACTCGGGTCCAAGCGATGGTCCCACCCAACCTACCGCATCAGCGTCACATCCGGCAAGTACGTCTCGATCAACCACCTCCCCAGACCCGTGTGCGCGCATCTACAGATTGATCGGCTCCTCCTCCGCGCGGGCATACCTGGCCTACGATGATCTAAAGCGCTTTCTCAAACTTCATCCTACATCCTCCGCTGGCTCGCTTTACACGCGCGAGACTCTAAAACGCTTCGAGCGCAAGGTGGATGAGATGAAACGCCTGGCACGTGATATAGTCAAGCCACTCATGCGTAATTTCCTCGAGTTGGAGCTGAAAAGCCCGGAGCAGACAATCGCTGCCACCGCTGGTCCTCGTGAGAATGCTCCGGCAGGATTACCATATCTGACATGCACCCGTGTTGAAGAGATCGATCTACCTTGGAACATGGCCTGA
- a CDS encoding Protein-tyrosine phosphatase 2, producing MAHPTIKIDTSVQATKRGLPENDDAGLDILGVDQDNLKLEGGNTEDVPPFLRQSVSEIHDKFEELESLQRTRLDDAMLANDHLHPYALEADPKVKERNRYCNVQAWANRRVHLRVADGECDFINASPIALEDSVTRERRKYIATQGPKLGHLMDFWHMVFHESQDVGVIVMLTQTFEAGREKCAQYFPLDTEQASMVLLADESDVLFDESEQTEPGVLGRVTLLESTFDASSRSEIRKLELAIGAESKIVWHFLFAGWADYSKPEGSDRQALLDLIKLSASKSTPDNPRIVHCSAGVGRTGTFIALDHLLCELESGHLLEMEHPEIDPVFETVNHMREQRMMMVYNEMQMQFIYEVLREQTNRKLGKITDWIMDSADGREERSAKMVKLNDQTIDFPASKPELEAVSDHAPTPTRSRSTTPEISHPDNE from the exons ATGGCGCATCCGACCATCAAGATCGATACCAGCGTCCAGGCGACCAAACGCGGACTGCCCGAGAATGACGACGCGGGCCTCGATATACTCGGTGTGGATCAGGACAACCTCAAGCTGGAAGGTGGAAACACGGAAGACGTTCCACCGTTCCTACGTCAATCTGTCTCAG AGATCCATGACAAGTTTGAGGAGTTAGAATCGTTGCAGCGCACTCGTCTCGACGATGCTATGCTGGCCAATGATCACTTGCATCCATATGCCCTAGAGGCAGACCCAAAAGTTAAAGAAAGGAATCGGTATTGTAACGTCCAGGCGTGGGCAAATCGTCGGGTCCATCTGCGGGTGGCCGATGGCGAGTGTGATTTTATCAACGCGTCTCCAATTGCACTGGAAGATTCGGTGACAcgggaaagaagaaaatacATCGCGACTCAG GGCCCCAAACTTGGACATCTCATGGACTTCTGGCACATGGTCTTCCATGAAAGTCAGGATGTCGGTGTTATTGTAATGCTTACGCAAACTTTCGAAGCGGGCCGGGAGAAGTGCGCTCAATACTTCCCATTGGACACGGAGCAAGCTTCAATGGTTCTATTGGCAGATGAGTCGGACGTTCTCTTTGATGAGAGTGAGCAAACAGAACCCGGTGTCTTGGGTAGAGTTACCTTGTTAGAATCCACTTTCGATGCTAGCTCACGGTCTGAAATCCGCAAACTCGAACTAGCCATCGGTGCGGAGTCAAAGATTGTCTGGCATTTCCTTTTCGCTGGCTGGGCCGATTACTCCAAACCCGAAGGCAGCGATCGCCAAGCGCTTCTCGATTTGATCAAGTTATCAGCCTCCAAATCCACCCCGGATAATCCGCGAATCGTGCACTGCAGCGCAGGAGTTGGTCGGACAGGAACTTTCATCGCGCTTGACCATTTACTTTGCGAGCTGGAGTCAGGACATCTGTTGGAGATGGAACATCCTGAAATCGACCCCGTTTTCGAAACAGTCAATCACATGCGCGAGCAACGAATGATGATGGTGTACAACGAAATGCAGATGCAATTTATCTATGAAGTGCTCCGAGAACAAACCAATCGGAAGCTGGGCAAGATTACAGACTGGATCATGGACTCGGCTGACGGTAGAGAGGAACGGTCTGCGAAAATGGTCAAATTGAATGACCAGACAATTGACTTTCCAGCTTCCAAGCCGGAGTTGGAAGCTGTCTCAGATCACGCTCCTACGCCAACGAGGAGTCGATCTACTACACCGGAGATTTCTCATCCCGATAATGAATGA
- a CDS encoding VanZ-like has translation MRVRYPFASAFIFLLFLAGYIGLLPHSTSSTIPTQLQPNDKFLHLVTFFLLSAIFYWVLDTTRRRTLHVTLVVCTLGLGVGSEVVQGFLPNGRDFDIFDIVANVVGSIGAIGICNWYHRRMMERRRQSRYGITDEGTEDVELGGVLGHSRRDSEVMAPQESGVMSLEQEVDNWDENAVDNWDTEDAPGPEREAAPPSYHETGSVGSIPAVAKRID, from the exons ATGCGCGTTCGCTACCCTTTCGCTA GTGCTTTCATCTTCCTGCTCTTCTTAGCTGGTTACATCGGTCTTCTTCCACACAGCACCTCTTCAACGATACCAACACAGCTTCAACCCAATGACAAGTTCCTTCATCTCGTCACATTTTTCCTACTCTCGGCAATATTCTACTGGGTCTTGGACACTACCCGTCGGCGCACGCTACACGTGACCCTCGTGGTTTGTACATTAGGGCTGGGTGTAGGCTCTGAAGTTGTGCAGGGTTTCCTTCCAAATGGTCGAGACTTTGATATATTTGATATCGTCGCCAATGTTGTCGGTAGTATAGGCGCCATCGGAATTTGCAACTGGTACCACCGGCGCATGATGGAACGCCGCCGACAAAGTCGGTATGGCATTACGGACGAAGGCACTGAGGATGTCGAGCTCGGCGGGGTTCTCGGGCACTCACGTCGCGATTCAGAAGTCATGGCCCCGCAGGAATCCGGTGTCATGAGTCTTGAGCAGGAAGTTGACAACTGGGACGAGAATGCGGTTGACAATTGGGATACGGAAGACGCGCCGGGTCCTGAGCGAGAGGCTGCTCCTCCCAGTTATCATGAGACTGGCTCTGTCGGCTCGATTCCTGCTGTGGCAAAGCGTATTGATTAA